In Rhodococcus qingshengii JCM 15477, the sequence CATCCGCTGCACACGAGCCGAGGCCACCTTCGGAATCGTCGCCACACGTGCGGCGGCGGCGCCGGTGTCTACCCGCATCAACGGCTGACCGGTCGGTACGGCCAGGAGCGAAAGGATCTGTTCCTCACTGACGGTCGTCGCACCGAGAACTTCGGTGCCCCGGACCGAGAGCACCGGAGACAACCAAGCCGTCAACGCAATTCCCACCACCAGCACGATTGCCAGCGGTGCCACGATCAGCGGTCGCTTGAACCACCTACGAGTCGGTGTGGGTTCGGGAGCCGGCTCCGTCGACCGCGTCGAGTATCGCGATTCGGTGCGAGTACTGCGCCGACGCGTACTGGTGGCTTGTCTGGCTCGAGGATCTCGACGCCCGCGCCGACTTCGTGCGTCGGGTGTCATCGCGGCGCGGGATGCGGCGCCGAACGCAAAGCATCGAGGATCTGTTTGCCGAGCATGGTCACGTCACCGGCACCCATCGTGATGACGATGTCGCCGGGGTGAGCCAACGCCGCCACCTGCTTCGGCGCCTGTGACAGATCCGGTTGATAGTGAACAGGTTTCGTGACCGACTGAGCGACCAGCGCACCACTGACGCCCGGCATCGGCTCTTCGCGAGCGCCGTAGACATCGAGAACGACAACCTCGTCGGCCAAGTCCAGCGCCTGCGCGAACTCCTCGGCAAACGCGGCGGTGCGTGAATAGAGATGAGGTTGGAAGACCACGATCACGCGTCCGGCTGCCGAATTGGTCGACGACGAATCGTCCTCCGGTCGAACCAGATCCGCCGCCGCGCCGAGAACCGCACGAACTTCGGTCGGATGGTGGGCGTAGTCGTCGAACACCCGGACACCACGCTCGCGGCCGGTGAACTGGAACCGGCGGTGTACGCCACCGAATCCGGCGAGCCCCTCGACGATCTCCTCCGTCTCGGCGCCGGCGTCACGGGCAGCCAGTAGAGCCGCAAGTGCGTTGAGCGCCATGTGACGACCCGGCACTGCCATCCGCACGGTTCGCGCGGCGCTCTCGCCCGCCAGGTGGAACTGCAGGACTCCCCCGACGTCGTGCGCATGGAAGCCCAGTAGTCGGACTCCGACCTCGACACCGTCGACAGGCTCGAAGGCGGTGCCCGCCTCCACTTCCTGCGCGTCTGCCGATCCGTAACCGAGTACCCGGATGTCCGAACGGCCCGAGGCCACGATTCGCTTCGCGAGATCCGCCGATCCCGGGTCGTCGAGGCAAGCAATCAAGAGCCCACCCGGACGCAACTTGTCGACAAAATCGTCGAACACCTTCACATACGCTTCGACACTCCCGAAATAGTCGAGGTGATCGGCCTCGATGTTGGTCACGACGATCACGTTGGGGTCGTACTGCAGCAGCGACCCGTCACTCTCGTCCGCCTCCGCGACAAAGACGTCACCGCTGCCGTGATGGGCATTCGTTCCCGCTTCGTTGAGTTCGCCGCCAACGGCGAACGAAGGGTCGAATCCACAGTGCTGCAGGGCGACCACGAGCATCGAGGTCGTCGACGTCTTGCCGTGTGTACCCGAAACCAGGAACGTGCGATTGCCCTGCATCAGTGATGCAAGGACAGCCGGACGAAGAATCACCGGGATTCCGCGGCGAGCGGCCTCGACGAGTTCCGGGTTGTCCTTCGGGATAGCCGCGTGCGTCGTGACGACGACGGTCGGACCACCCGGCAGCAGGTCGAGAGCATCGGCGTCGTGGCCGATCCGGACCTGCGCCCCGCGTGCACGGAGCGCCAGGACTCCTCGGCTCTCCTTGGCGTCCGAACCCGAGACGAGGCCCCCGCGGGAAAGCAGAATTCGCGCGATGCCGGACATACCGGCACCGCCGATTCCGACCATGTGTACTCGCTCGAGGTGGGCGGGCAGCGCGGTCATCGGTTTCCCCTTGCGTTTTCCTGGACGGCGTTTTCCTTTGCCGCGATGTCGAGCACGATCCGTGCGATCTCGGTTGCCGCGGTGCGGTGCCCGACGTTGGCAGCACCACTGCTCATCTTGTCGAGGCGCGCGCTGTCGCTCAGCATCGGGACGACGGTACCGGCGACGAACGTCGGCGTGAGCTCGTTGTCGGAGACGATGATCGCACCGCCCGCTGCGACAACGGGTTTCGCGTTGAGTTCCTGCTCACCATTGCCGTGCGGCAACGGAACGTAGACGGCCGGAAGCCCGACCGCCGAGACCTCGGCGACCGTCATCGCGCCCGAACGACAGATAGTCGCGTCGGCTGCGGCATACGCGAGATCCATCCGCGAAAGATAAGGAACAGCCACATACGGTGCCGTCTCCGAGTACTGCGTGACTTCGAGAGAGTTCTTGGGTCCGTGTGCGTGAAGGACCGAGATCCCGGCCTTCGCCAGTTCTTCCGCTGCTCCGGACACCGCGTCGTTGAGCGACTTCGCGCCTTGCGATCCGCCGAAGACGAGCAGAACGGGACCGTCCTGAGGTAGTCCGAAGTACTCGCGAGCTTGCGAGCGGAGTCCCGCTCGATCGAAATTGGCGATCGACGCGCGAACCGGGATGCCAACGATCTCGGCGTCCTGATCGCCGCGGTTCTTCACTCCGGAACCCGGAACAGCAGCAAGCACCCGCGTCGCCAGGCGAGCACCGATCTTGTTCGCGATGCCGGCACTGGCGTTCGCCTCGTGGATGACGATCGGAATCTTGCGGCGGCGCCGAAGAACACCACCACGTGCGGCAAGATACGCCGGAAGCGCGACGTAACCACCGAAACCGACGATCACGTCGGCGTCGACGGAATCGAGTACCTCGCGGGTCTTGCGCACCGAGGCGAGGATGCGTGTCGGCAGTTTGACGAGATCCATCGTGGGCTTACGAGGAAGCGGAACCGGGGGAATGAGCTCGAGCGTGTACCCGCGAGCCGGCACCAAGGTGGTTTCGAGACCACGCGCCGTCCCGAGCGCAGTGATTCTGGTGTCGGGCGCAGCGGCCTTGACCGCGTCCGCGACAGCAAGTGCGGGTTCGATGTGACCAGCCGTGCCTCCCCCTGCCACCACTACCGACAGAGCCGATTTGTTGCCGCTCACCTACGAATTCCTCGCTCTCGAACTTCTCGTGGATCTTGTGCCCTACGTGTCGGCGCCTGCCGACGCTGACCATTCTGCCCTCCCGCGGTGCGCTTCCGTGACCCAGCGGCCGCACCTCGGTTGGAATCCGAGGAAGGGCGAGCACCTTGATCTGCCCGCTTGCGTCGATCGCCCGTCTCGATCGCGCGCCGGCCGTCGCGTCCGCGTGCCGGTTCGATCTGCCGTGCGGGCTTCGGTCGACGGATCGGCCGGCCCCCTGACGGCGGGTGGTACAGCACGGGCTTCGGCAGTCTGAGCAACTTCGAGATCTTGCCGTCCTGCCCGGAGTTCAGAGCGGCAACTGCTTCGGGCTCGTGGCGCGCTGCATTGGCGATGACACCGAACATGAACAATGTGATCGCCAAGGACGAACCGCCGGCGGAGACCAAGGGCAACTGGAGTCCGGTCACCGGCAGCAGTCCGATGACGTAACCGATGTTGATCATTGCCTGGCCGACGATCCAGGTAGTTGCAGTGGCCGACAGGAGCCGCCAGAACGGATCGATGCTGCGGGCTGCGATCCGCAATCCCGTGTAGACGAATACAGCGAACAAACCGATCACCACTGCGCAGCCGACAAATCCCAACTCTTCGCCGATGATCGCGAAGATGAAGTCGTTGTGCGCGTTGGGTAGGTAGTTCCACTTGGCGACGCTCTGACCGAGTCCGCGTCCGAAAAAGCCCCCGTCGGCGAGCGAATACAAAGCCTGCTTGGCCTGATAGTTGTTGCCCTGCAGGTCGTCGCTCTTGTTGAAGAAGGCTTGAACTCGATCGGAACGATAACCGGCCGTCATCGCCAGCACGCCCGCCACGACGACGCCCGTCACCGCGATCGAGCCGAAGAGCTTCAGTGGCAGCCCACCGAACCACAGCAGGGCCCCGACGATGATTCCCAATGCGATGGTCGTACTGAGGTTCGGTTGCGCGACGACCAGCGCGAAGACCAGCATTGCTGCGGGCACGAGCGGAATCAGGATCGACTTCACGGATCGGTCGTCCGGCCGCCGCGAAGCCAACAGATGGGCGCCCCAGATCGCCAACGCGACCTTCATGATTTCCGAGGGCTGCACCGAGAACCCGCCGACGTTGAACCAGCGACGCGCGCCCTGCGCTTCTGTGCCGATTCCCGGAATCAGGACGAGTACCAGCATGATCAGCACGACGACGAACAGCGGAAACGAATACTGCCGGAGCACTCTCGCCGGGATCCGCAGCGCGACGTAGAAGAGCACAGCTCCGAGAATCGCGAAGATCAACTGCTGGGTGAACAACGAATACGCCGAGCCACCGGACACGTACTGCTCGACGCTCGACGCCGACAGAACCATCACGAGCCCCAAGACAGTCAACATCGTGGCAATCGTCACCACCAGGTGGAACGACGCCAACGGCCGCGCCAACCAGGCACCGATTCGGGTCTTGGGACCCTTGGTCATCGCAAGTTCCCGGCTTGGCCAAGCGAATCCGTGAACGGATCGGGTAATGCGGCTACGGCGGCGGCGAAGCTGTCACCACGATGTCCGTAGCTGGCGAACATGTCCAAGGACGCCGCGGCCGGGGCGAGTACAACTGCATCACCGGGGGACGCCAACTCGGCAGCTTCGACTACCACTGCGGCCATGACGGCATCCGCGTCGGCACCCGACGGCAGCCGGATGGTGAGAGTCGAGTTGCTGCTGTTTTCGCTCACCACTGCATCGTCCCCCGACATCACGTGCACCACGGGAACATCGGGTGCGTGTCGCGCGAGCGCGTCCTCGATCACACCAGCGTCACGCCCGAGAAGGACAGCGCCGGAGAGTCGAGGGCCGACTTCGCTCACCAATTGGTCGACGCTGGCTCCCTTGAGCAGACCGCCTGCAACCCAGACGACGCGATCGTGCGCGAGTATCGACGGTCTGGCTGCGTGCGGATTGGTGGCCTTGGAGTCGTCGATGTACACAACGGACCCGACACGGCCGACCAGCGCCCCTCGGTGTGGGCCGACCTTGTGTGCGGCCAGACCGCGTTCGACGACGTCTGCCTCGAATCCGAGTGCCCGCGCCAAGGCGGCGGCGGCCAGCGCGTCCATGACGCCTGCCGGGCCGGCGGGATCTATCGACGCTGCTTCGGCCAAGCGGACGTGATCGCCGAATGCGTTGTCCACGAGGTGTCCCGCTTCGACACCCAGTTCCCCTTCGCCCGGTTCACCCAATCTGAACCCGGTGACAATGTCTGCAGTTGCGCGAGTTCCCAGTTCGGAAGCGATTGCGTCATCGAGGCCGACCACCGCGACCTTTCCGCTCAGCGCCCGCGACTTGGCCTCGGCGTACGCGCTCATTCCGCCGTGCCAGTCGAGGTGATCCTCGGCGACGTTGAGGACCACGCCGGCATCCGGACGCACCGAAGGCGCCCAGTGCAATTGGAAGGACGACAGTTCGACAGCGAGGTACTCCACGCGCGGCGACGTCTCGGCGAGTGCGTCGAGTATCGGCAGCCCGATGTTTCCGCAGGCTCGGCCGACAACTCCAGCGGCGTCGAGAATCGAGGCCAGCATCGACGTCGTCGTGGTCTTTCCGTTCGTCCCCGTCACGACGAGCCATTTACGGGGTGTGCCGAAGTGCCCGCTGTGGTCGACGCGCCAGGAGAACTCGACGTCTCCCCAGATGGGAATCCCGTGACCGGCGGCGGCTGCAAGGATCGGTGCATCCGGCCGAAAGCCCGGACTGGTGACGACGAGCCCGTACTCGGTGATCGAATCCGGAGCATCCTCGATCGAGGTGGTGGTCACCATGCCCGCGCCGAGCTCCGCGCAGCGCTCCGCGAAGTCCAAGGTCGAATCGGCAACCGTCACGACAGCACCGAGGGCGACGAGAGGTTCGATGGTCGCTTGACCGGACACCCGCCCACCGGCGACCAGCACTCGCGTACCGCGGAGCCAGGACAGGTCGTTCTCGGAATCCGCTGAGCTGGTCATGGTTTTCAGCCTCCGAGCGCTGCGAGGTATTCGCTGTAGAAGAGTGCCAATCCGATAGCCGACGCAATAGCCGCCAGCAACCAGAATCTGATGATGACCGTGGTTTCAGCCCACCCGGCGAGTTCGAAGTGGTGATGGAACGGCGCCATTCGGAAGACCCGCCGTCGGCTGGACCGGAACACCGCTACCTGGATCACCACCGACGCGGCCTCCGCGACGAACAGTGCACCGATGACCACCATCAACAGTTCCGTGCTGGTGGTGATCGACAATCCGGCGAGCATGCCGCCGAGGGCAAGTGAACCAGTGTCGCCCATGAAGATCTTGGCGGGTGCGGCATTCCACCAGAGGAAACCGATGCACGCGCCGGCGCCGGCCGCGCAGAGCACCGCGAGATCGAGCGGGTCTCGGACGTCGTAGCAACCCTTACCGGGATTCGTCTCGCACGAGTAGCGGAACTGCCAGAACGTGATGATGACGTAGGCGCCGAGAACGAAACTCATCGCACCGGCGGCCAATCCGTCGAGGCCGTCGGTCAGGTTGACGGCATTGGACCAGGCGCTGACCAGTAGGTAGCAGAAGGCGATGAAGACCACGGACCCGAGTGAGACGGTGGCGATGTCGCGGACGTACGACAGATGAACACTGCCCGGAGTCAGCCCGTCGTCACCGCGGAACTGAAGGGCCAAAATTCCGAAGGCAATGGCAGCGACGAACTGGCCGACCAGCTTCGCTGTCTTGTTCAGTCCCAGATTGCGCTGCTTGCGGATCTTGATGAAGTCGTCGAGGAAACCGACTCCACCGAGCGCGGTGGTCAGACCGAGAACGAGTAGGCCGGACGCCGATGGCCCCTCCGCGTTGTCCATGCCGAGACCGATGAGGTGTGAGCCGAGATAGCCGGCCCAGATTCCGGTCAGGATCGCGACGCCGCCCATTGTCGGCGTGCCGCGCTTGGCCTGGTGACTGGCTGGACCTTCGGTTCGGATCTCCTGCCCGAAACCTTGTTTCGAGAACGCCTTGATCAGGATCGGCGTGAGCATGATGGAGACCGCCAGCGCGATGCCTGCGGCGAGAAGAATCTGGATCACTGCGAATCCCCGCCGTTCTCGCCATCGGTGTTCGCGTCACCGGTGTTGTCGCTGGGCGTTGCGGCCAGAATCGCTTCGGCGACCGTCCACAGTTCAACCGACTTGGACGCCTTCACCAGGACGAGATCGCCCGGTTCGAGTTCCGCTTCGAGAATGGCGATTGCCGCAGCTGCGTCGGGCACGACGACGGACTCGTCACCCCACGACCCCTCCATCACTGCTCCTTGATGCATCGCACGCGAGGTGCGGCCCGTCCCGACGACGATCAACTTGCTGACATCGAGTCTGACGGCCAGGCGACCGATCGCGTCGTGCTCGACAACTGATTCCGGTCCGAGCTCACCCATCTCTCCGAGCACAGCCCAGCTACGGCGACCGAAGTGCCGATCCGATCGCGCCATGGACACCAACGCTTTGAGGGCGGCGCGCATGGAATCGGGATTGGCGTTGTAACTGTCGTTGACGACGGTGACGCCGTCGGCGCGCTCGGTGACTTCCATCCGCCTCGCGGACGCTGCCTTCGTGCCCTCGAGGACACGCGCGATGTCTGCAACCGCGAGGCCGTTCTCGAGTGCGACGGCCGCCGCGGCCAGGGCGTTGCTCACGTGGTGTTCGCCGTGAACGGCCAGGCGAATATGTGCAGAACCCTGTGAACAGTTCAGTGTGAAGGAAGCCCTGGCCTGGTCGTCGACAACCACGTCGGTCGCCCGAACGTCGCAGTCTTCGGACTGACCGACGAATACGATCCGGGCCTTGGTTCGACTCGCCATTGCGGCGACCATGCGGTCGTCGGCGTTGAGGACCGCAACTCCACCGTCGGCTGCCGACGGGAGTGCTTCCACCAGTTCACCTTTGGCGACCGCGATCGCTTCACGCGAACCGAACTCACCGAGATGGGCAGTGCCCACATTGAGAACTACGCCGATCTTCGGCGGCGCGATCTTCGTCAGTTCGCCGACATGACCGACCCCACGGGCCGACATCTCGAGAACGAGGAAGCGGGTCCTCTCGTCGGCGCGGAGCACTGTCCACGGCAGACCTAATTCGTTGTTGAACGACCCGGGGGGCGCAACCACCTCGCCGCACTCGCGCAGCAGCGCTGCTATCAGATCCTTGGTCGAGGTCTTGCCGGCAGAACCGGTGACACCGACCAGCGTCAGTCCACCATCGGTCGGTGCGCCGTTAGTTGCCAGTTCGTCGACGACGGCTCGGGCCAGAAGGCCGAGGGCATGCAGGACCGCGGCTCCGGACCCGTCGGTGTCGTGTTCGAGCAGCATCACTGCACTGGGACCGTCGTTCGGCACCGATGGAACGACGATTGCCGGAACTCCGACCGGCCGCGCCGCGAGCACCGCCACAGCGCCCGCTGCCACCGCCGCTTCCGCGTGATCATGACCGTCGACACGCGCTCCGGGTAGGGCGAGGAAGAGCCCACCTGGAGCTACTTTGCGCGAATCGAATTCGACGGTTCCAGTCACCTGCGTCGACGAATCGTCGACGTCGTGCAGGGTTCCTCCGACGATCTCGGCGATCCGAGAGAGCGTCATCGGGATCATTGCTTGCCTCCATGTGCTGTGTTGATCGCGAATCGGCCGATCATTTCGCCCAACACCTCGCGGTCGTCGAACGGGTGTTTGACCCCGTCGATTTCTTGACCTACTTCGTGGCCTTTGCCTGCCACCAGGACGACATCTCCTGGCTGTGCCCACCGGACTGCTTGCTCGATCGCGGCGGCCCGGTCCCCCACTTCGCGAACCTCGCCGCGTTCGGATTCGGGCACGTCCATGGCGCCTTGCATCACCGAAGCGCGAATCTTCGCCGGATCCTCGGTGCGTGGGTTGTCGTCGGTGACGATCAGCAGGTCTGCGCCACGCGCACCCGCTTCACCCATCAGTGCCCGTTTGCCGGCGTCGCGATCCCCGCCTGCGCCGACCACCACGGCAACGCGACCGGGAACCTGGTTGCGCAGCGTGGCGATCACAGCTTCGAGCGCTGCCGGTTTGTGCGCGTAGTCGACCACGGCGAGAAAGCTCTGCCCCCGGTCGATCCGCTGAACTCGCCCCGGGACGTCCACGGTCCCGAGCGCTCGAACAGCCGCGTCCGGGTCGAGGCCCGCAGCAAAACTGACGGTCAACGCCAGCGCAGCGTTGGCCACGTTGTATCGCCCGGGGAGACGAAGTGAGACTGGCCACGACTGTCCGTCCGGCCCGACCAACTCGAAGGTCTGCGAGCCGTCCTCGGCAACCTCGACTGCGCCGACCGTCCACTCGGCCTCGGCCGTCGAGGTCGAGACCGTGGTCACCGCGTCGCTCTCGTCGGTCGCGGCCAACTCGGCCATCCGTCGACCCCACACGTCGTCGACGCAGACGACGGCATGCTCGGCTCGCACCGTCGACTCAGGATCGAACAACCGAGCCTTGGCCTGGAAGTACTCCTCGAAGTCCCGATGGAAATCCAGGTGGTCCTGCGAAAGATTGGTGAACGCGCCGATGTCGAAGCGGATGCCGTCGACGCGTCCGAGAGCGAGAGCGTGACTGGAGACCTCCATGACGACGGTATCGATCCCCTGCTCTGCCATCACGGCGAACAGAGCATGCAGTTGCGGAGCTTCCGGCGTGGTCAGAGCGCTGGGCACCCGGCGGCCGTCGATTCGAGTCTCGATGGTCCCGACCAGGCCGGGCTTGCGGCCGGCTCCGGCAATCGCAGCTTCGAGCAAGTACGACGTCGTGGTCTTGCCCGATGTACCGGTAATGCCGACGACCTGCATCTTCTCTGAGGGCCGGCCGTAGATTTCCGCGGAGATCTCACCGAGCACATCCCGCGGGTTCGGATGAACGAGAACTGGGACGGACCGGTCAGGCGCCTTGTCCGCGGCCTCGATCAGTTCGAGGCCGGCCTCGTCGGTCAAGATCGCGGTCGCACCGCGCCCCAGAGCGTCGACGGCGAACTGAGCGCCATGGGTCCGTGCACCGGGCAGAGCGGCGAAGAGGTCATCGGTCACGATTCCCTGCGCACGCAGGTCGACGCCCTTGACGACGACCTCCGAGGACTGTGATCCCGGTTGCCCCACCCATTCGAGGCGAGCCCCGGACAGTTCGGAGAGCGCCGTGATCGCGGTAGCAACCGGTTGTGTCGGACGCGTCCCGGGAGCGCCGTCCGAGTTCGACGATTGCAAACGATTCGGCACTGTCACTCGACTCCTGGCAATTGTCGTTGTTCTATCGCGGTCGTTGTCTATGGCGGTCGTTGTCTATGGCGGTCGCAACGCAAGCAAAGTTCGGCGCACTGCGATGAATGAGGTTACTGCGACGTTTGAGATTACCGTGTCCGGGATTCACCCGAAGACCGTGTCGAAACCGACACACCGCAATCAGTCCGCCTGCAACACCAACTTGCGACCGGGGTCCGGCGACATCGGGACACTGTCACGCTGGAGCATCCACGACGCGATGTTGTGGAACAACGGTGCCGCCGACTGACCGCCGCCGCCGTCCACGCCGCGAACCGGTGCGTCGAGCATGATTCCGATCACGAATCGAGGATTGTCCGCAGGCGCGATTCCCGCGAAGGTGATCCAGTAGTTGGAGTTGGAGTAGCACTTGCACGCGGGATCCACCTGCTGCGCGGTCCCGGTCTTTCCACTGACCTGGTATCCCTCCACACCCGCGGCAACACCGGTTCCTCGTTGGTTGCCGGTGTCTTCCTGAGTGACCGACCGGAACATGTCTCGAACGGTCGCCGCTGTCTGGGCGCTGACCACCTCGACGCCCTCGGGCTGCGGCGTCTCGGTCCGCGTGCCGGAAGAATCGACAGTCGACTTCACGATCCGCGGAGGAATTCGCACGCCGTCGTTGGCAATGGCCTGGTACATCCCGGTCATCTGCAGGGTTGTCATCGAGAGACCCTGCCCGATCGGCAGGTTCGCGAAGGTTCCGCCCGACCACTGGTCGCGACTCGGAACGCTGCCCGCGCTCTCGCCGGGAAGTCCGACGTCGGTGCGTTGTCCGAGGCCGAACCTGTTCAGCATGTCTGCGTAGCGATCCTCGCCCACTCGCTGAGCGAGCATCAAGGTGCCGACGTTCGAGGACTTTCCGAACACACCGGTAGAGGTGTACGGGGCCACACCGTGATCCCACGCGTCCTTGACTGTGGCACCGGACATCGTGATGCTGCCCGGGACCTGCAGAACTTCGTCCGGAGTTGTCTTACCGTCCTCGATGGCCGCTGCTGCGGTGACGATCTTGTTCACCGATCCGGGCTCGAACGGCGTACTGACCGACGGATTGCCCATTTCGGCTGTCGGCGCGTTCTTGTCGATGCCGATTGCGGGGTTGAAGGTGCTGTCGTTGGACATGGCCAACACCTGTCCCGTCTTGGAGTCCATGACCACAACCGAAGCGTTCTTTGCGCCCGACTTGTCCTTGGCGATCTGGACCTGCTGCTGAACGTAGAACTGGAGGTCCGAATCGATGGTCAGCTCGACACCCGAACCGTTGACTGCCGGTTGCTTGTCGCGCCAGCTACCGGGGATCACAGCGCCGTCGGAACCGCGGTCATACGTTTCGGATCCATCGGTTCCGGCGAGCGTGGAGTCCATCGAATCTTCGAGACCGAGCAAACCGTGCCCGTCCCAGCCGGTCGCGCCGACGAGATTCGCGGCCAGAGAGCCACCGGGGTACTCGCGGATGTCCTGACGCTCGAGGCCGACCTCCCGGAACTTGTCCGAGATCTCGGCAGCAACCGCCGGATCCACGCTGCGCGCGAGGTACGTGAAAGTCTCGTTGCTGTTCATCTTCTGAAGCAGATCTTTTTCCGGAACGGTATCGCCGAGCTTGGCGTGGATTCCGGCGGCGATCTCGGCGAGGCGATCGCTCACTTCCGGCGCCTGCTTGTCACCCTCGGCGCCCTGCTCGATGCTCTTGGCGCGCGCTTCCTCGAGTTCCTTGCGTACCCGCACCGGCTGGAAAGTCAGCGCCTTGGCTTCCATGGTGAAGGCGAGGGGGTTTCCGTTGCGATCGGTTATCGAGCCACGTACAGCCGGATCGACCTGGGTCGTGGTTCGTTGATTGGCAGATTCCGCAGCCAGACTCGGCGCGTCGATTCCCTGAATCCACAAGAGCTGCAATGCCGCAACGGCGAGCGCACCACACATGGTGATACGACCGACTCGCTGACGAAACGGAAATGAGGCGGTGGCCGAGCGGCGCGGACGCCGACCGGGGTTGTTACGGGAGTTCTGACTCACCGACGTTCCTCAGGCGGAGCAGGCACCGCCGTCGTGGTGGCGGGTGCTGTCGTCGTGGGGATCACAGGAACCAATTGTTCACTCTGCGCGAGGTTTCGCGTGTTATTCGGAACGCTCGGCGTGGCTCCGGGAGCAACCGGCGTTGTGGTGCGCGGGGGTGTCGCAGTCGGTGCGGGCACCGATGTGGGCGCATCGAGCGGAGGCATAGCTCCGGCAGTCGCGGGAGTCGGCGTTCCGACGACCTCGACCGAACCGTCCGGATGAACTACCAGTCGTGCAGGGTCCTTGGCGGGGACCATGCCGAGAGCGCTTGCCTGATTTGCCAACTCCGGAGCCGAGTTACGCGACTGGAAGTCACGTTCGAGCGCTGCTTTCTGCTCGACCAAAGACTGGTTGTATGCACGTGCATCACTGAGTTGGTACGAATCCTCGGCAGCGCGAGTGGTCAGCAGCAGAGTCACCGCG encodes:
- a CDS encoding cell division protein FtsQ/DivIB, with amino-acid sequence MTPDARSRRGRRDPRARQATSTRRRSTRTESRYSTRSTEPAPEPTPTRRWFKRPLIVAPLAIVLVVGIALTAWLSPVLSVRGTEVLGATTVSEEQILSLLAVPTGQPLMRVDTGAAAARVATIPKVASARVQRMYPSTIRVTVTERVPVVFVDSPEGAHLLDEKGVDFEMGVPPPGVPRLVTPTPGWNDEPTLAALEVLSVLPPDLRFQVGEVAARSISSVTLTLLDGRVVNWGGVEHSDRKAAVTLPLLTQPGQTYDVSSPDLPTVR
- the ftsW gene encoding putative lipid II flippase FtsW; this translates as MTKGPKTRIGAWLARPLASFHLVVTIATMLTVLGLVMVLSASSVEQYVSGGSAYSLFTQQLIFAILGAVLFYVALRIPARVLRQYSFPLFVVVLIMLVLVLIPGIGTEAQGARRWFNVGGFSVQPSEIMKVALAIWGAHLLASRRPDDRSVKSILIPLVPAAMLVFALVVAQPNLSTTIALGIIVGALLWFGGLPLKLFGSIAVTGVVVAGVLAMTAGYRSDRVQAFFNKSDDLQGNNYQAKQALYSLADGGFFGRGLGQSVAKWNYLPNAHNDFIFAIIGEELGFVGCAVVIGLFAVFVYTGLRIAARSIDPFWRLLSATATTWIVGQAMINIGYVIGLLPVTGLQLPLVSAGGSSLAITLFMFGVIANAARHEPEAVAALNSGQDGKISKLLRLPKPVLYHPPSGGRPIRRPKPARQIEPARGRDGRRAIETGDRRKRADQGARPSSDSNRGAAAGSRKRTAGGQNGQRRQAPTRRAQDPREVRERGIRR
- the mraY gene encoding phospho-N-acetylmuramoyl-pentapeptide-transferase, producing the protein MIQILLAAGIALAVSIMLTPILIKAFSKQGFGQEIRTEGPASHQAKRGTPTMGGVAILTGIWAGYLGSHLIGLGMDNAEGPSASGLLVLGLTTALGGVGFLDDFIKIRKQRNLGLNKTAKLVGQFVAAIAFGILALQFRGDDGLTPGSVHLSYVRDIATVSLGSVVFIAFCYLLVSAWSNAVNLTDGLDGLAAGAMSFVLGAYVIITFWQFRYSCETNPGKGCYDVRDPLDLAVLCAAGAGACIGFLWWNAAPAKIFMGDTGSLALGGMLAGLSITTSTELLMVVIGALFVAEAASVVIQVAVFRSSRRRVFRMAPFHHHFELAGWAETTVIIRFWLLAAIASAIGLALFYSEYLAALGG
- the murD gene encoding UDP-N-acetylmuramoyl-L-alanine--D-glutamate ligase, which gives rise to MTSSADSENDLSWLRGTRVLVAGGRVSGQATIEPLVALGAVVTVADSTLDFAERCAELGAGMVTTTSIEDAPDSITEYGLVVTSPGFRPDAPILAAAAGHGIPIWGDVEFSWRVDHSGHFGTPRKWLVVTGTNGKTTTTSMLASILDAAGVVGRACGNIGLPILDALAETSPRVEYLAVELSSFQLHWAPSVRPDAGVVLNVAEDHLDWHGGMSAYAEAKSRALSGKVAVVGLDDAIASELGTRATADIVTGFRLGEPGEGELGVEAGHLVDNAFGDHVRLAEAASIDPAGPAGVMDALAAAALARALGFEADVVERGLAAHKVGPHRGALVGRVGSVVYIDDSKATNPHAARPSILAHDRVVWVAGGLLKGASVDQLVSEVGPRLSGAVLLGRDAGVIEDALARHAPDVPVVHVMSGDDAVVSENSSNSTLTIRLPSGADADAVMAAVVVEAAELASPGDAVVLAPAAASLDMFASYGHRGDSFAAAVAALPDPFTDSLGQAGNLR
- the murC gene encoding UDP-N-acetylmuramate--L-alanine ligase, which codes for MTALPAHLERVHMVGIGGAGMSGIARILLSRGGLVSGSDAKESRGVLALRARGAQVRIGHDADALDLLPGGPTVVVTTHAAIPKDNPELVEAARRGIPVILRPAVLASLMQGNRTFLVSGTHGKTSTTSMLVVALQHCGFDPSFAVGGELNEAGTNAHHGSGDVFVAEADESDGSLLQYDPNVIVVTNIEADHLDYFGSVEAYVKVFDDFVDKLRPGGLLIACLDDPGSADLAKRIVASGRSDIRVLGYGSADAQEVEAGTAFEPVDGVEVGVRLLGFHAHDVGGVLQFHLAGESAARTVRMAVPGRHMALNALAALLAARDAGAETEEIVEGLAGFGGVHRRFQFTGRERGVRVFDDYAHHPTEVRAVLGAAADLVRPEDDSSSTNSAAGRVIVVFQPHLYSRTAAFAEEFAQALDLADEVVVLDVYGAREEPMPGVSGALVAQSVTKPVHYQPDLSQAPKQVAALAHPGDIVITMGAGDVTMLGKQILDALRSAPHPAPR
- the murG gene encoding undecaprenyldiphospho-muramoylpentapeptide beta-N-acetylglucosaminyltransferase, with the translated sequence MSGNKSALSVVVAGGGTAGHIEPALAVADAVKAAAPDTRITALGTARGLETTLVPARGYTLELIPPVPLPRKPTMDLVKLPTRILASVRKTREVLDSVDADVIVGFGGYVALPAYLAARGGVLRRRRKIPIVIHEANASAGIANKIGARLATRVLAAVPGSGVKNRGDQDAEIVGIPVRASIANFDRAGLRSQAREYFGLPQDGPVLLVFGGSQGAKSLNDAVSGAAEELAKAGISVLHAHGPKNSLEVTQYSETAPYVAVPYLSRMDLAYAAADATICRSGAMTVAEVSAVGLPAVYVPLPHGNGEQELNAKPVVAAGGAIIVSDNELTPTFVAGTVVPMLSDSARLDKMSSGAANVGHRTAATEIARIVLDIAAKENAVQENARGNR